A region from the Saccharomonospora azurea NA-128 genome encodes:
- a CDS encoding ATP-binding cassette domain-containing protein, with protein sequence MSTDSGEVRVHGTLGYCPQNGGTADFLSADEHFVLIGAGRGLTRRRATDVGHRRAAELDWQPARDRQARHLSGGTRQKLNLVLAGLGDPDIVLLDEPYQGFDRGSYLDFWQHVWEWRDAGKAVVVVTHLLSQLDRVDTVLDLTSAGRAVA encoded by the coding sequence GTGAGCACCGACAGCGGTGAGGTCCGGGTCCACGGGACGCTCGGCTACTGCCCGCAGAACGGCGGCACGGCCGATTTCCTGTCGGCCGACGAGCACTTCGTCCTCATCGGAGCCGGGCGCGGGCTGACCCGGCGCCGCGCCACGGACGTCGGACATCGCAGGGCCGCGGAGCTGGACTGGCAGCCTGCCCGGGATCGTCAGGCGCGCCACCTCTCCGGGGGTACGCGACAGAAGCTCAATCTCGTGCTCGCCGGTCTCGGTGACCCCGACATCGTGTTGCTCGACGAGCCGTACCAGGGCTTCGACCGGGGCTCCTACCTGGACTTCTGGCAGCACGTGTGGGAATGGCGGGATGCCGGCAAGGCCGTCGTGGTGGTGACCCACCTGCTGAGCCAGCTCGACCGCGTGGACACCGTGCTGGATCTGACCTCGGCGGGGAGGGCTGTCGCGTGA
- a CDS encoding P-loop NTPase family protein, translated as MTTRRTQYDDWLAAFANELRRRGVAPPALRQVVAETATHLQDSGEPPAQSFGSPRTYADVVVDSIGRTRRPPGRVVLDVRGITKKYGRHTVLSGVDLTVRAGQIVAVVGANGVRQEHLPRYLRRAGEHRQR; from the coding sequence ATGACGACGCGCAGGACGCAGTACGACGACTGGCTCGCCGCTTTCGCGAACGAGCTGCGACGGCGGGGCGTGGCACCGCCCGCTCTACGCCAGGTGGTCGCCGAGACCGCCACGCACCTGCAGGACAGCGGGGAACCGCCGGCGCAGTCCTTCGGCAGCCCGCGGACGTACGCCGACGTGGTGGTCGACAGCATCGGCCGGACCCGGCGCCCGCCCGGCCGGGTCGTGCTCGACGTGCGGGGCATCACCAAGAAGTACGGCCGCCACACCGTGCTGTCCGGGGTCGACCTCACGGTGCGGGCGGGCCAGATCGTGGCCGTCGTCGGCGCCAACGGGGTGCGGCAAGAGCACCTTCCTCGGTATCTGCGCCGGGCTGGTGAGCACCGACAGCGGTGA
- a CDS encoding response regulator transcription factor, with the protein MSLDLLMLTPEQRAISVLPALELLPHTVRVRAPEVTALLDAGPRDVIVLDARSDLASARSLCRLLKGSGEGDNPTPVITVVSEGGLVAVTSEWRTDDIVLPTAGPAELDARLRLVTTREGAQDATDGELRVGDLVIDEGTYTARLRRRTLELTYKEFELLKYLAQHAGRVFTRAQLLQEVWGYDFFGGTRTVDVHVRRLRAKLGPEHEQLIGTVRNVGYKFERPAKAAKGSAFSEDLAEDLAGDPAEELSPR; encoded by the coding sequence ATGAGCCTGGACCTGTTGATGCTGACGCCCGAACAGCGAGCCATCTCCGTCCTCCCCGCACTCGAACTGCTCCCGCATACGGTACGGGTGCGCGCTCCGGAGGTCACCGCCCTCCTGGACGCGGGGCCTCGGGACGTCATCGTCCTCGACGCCCGCAGCGACCTCGCGTCGGCCAGGAGTCTGTGCCGCCTGCTGAAGGGCTCCGGCGAGGGGGACAACCCCACTCCGGTGATCACGGTCGTGAGCGAGGGCGGACTCGTGGCGGTGACCTCCGAATGGCGCACCGACGACATTGTGCTCCCCACCGCCGGGCCCGCCGAGCTGGACGCCCGATTGAGGCTGGTCACCACCCGCGAGGGGGCCCAGGACGCGACCGACGGCGAGCTGCGGGTCGGTGATCTGGTGATCGACGAGGGCACCTACACCGCACGTCTGCGCAGGCGCACGCTGGAGCTCACGTACAAGGAGTTCGAGCTGCTGAAGTACCTCGCCCAGCACGCCGGCCGCGTCTTCACGCGGGCTCAGCTGCTGCAGGAGGTGTGGGGCTACGACTTCTTCGGCGGCACGCGCACCGTGGACGTGCACGTCCGGCGCCTGCGGGCCAAGTTGGGGCCCGAGCACGAGCAGTTGATCGGCACGGTGCGCAACGTCGGCTACAAGTTCGAACGCCCGGCCAAGGCCGCGAAGGGGTCCGCGTTCTCCGAGGACCTGGCCGAGGACCTGGCCGGGGACCCGGCCGAGGAGCTGTCCCCGCGCTGA
- a CDS encoding LmeA family phospholipid-binding protein produces the protein MKRLVIVLVVLVGLLVGADFAAAAFAEHTVSQKAREQLGLSDDPAVEIHGFPFTTQALSGEYDHISIGAQGVRVQDLQDVAVRADLHGVTAPISDLTAGNVDNIRIDRLAGEITLKASDIARVAPLTNIDDLRIEPSSKAYVLHGEGVDEEREAQVEEDTDDSTAGVRLSGKADVAGERIEIFAFAMIELEGTTIRITPHRLQFGNDQETTVVPDEVQQALLPHFEADINAGEMPFTVTPTAVRVDSGSLTLHGEAKNVTFAGASNAFGG, from the coding sequence ATGAAGCGTCTCGTGATCGTGCTGGTCGTGCTCGTGGGGCTGTTGGTGGGCGCCGACTTCGCCGCCGCCGCCTTCGCCGAACACACCGTGTCACAGAAAGCGCGCGAACAGCTCGGGTTGAGTGATGATCCGGCGGTCGAAATCCACGGCTTCCCGTTCACGACACAAGCGTTGTCGGGCGAATACGATCACATCAGCATCGGTGCCCAGGGCGTCCGCGTGCAGGATTTGCAGGACGTCGCCGTGCGCGCCGACCTCCACGGCGTCACCGCGCCGATCTCCGACCTCACCGCGGGTAACGTCGACAACATCAGGATCGACCGGCTCGCGGGCGAGATCACGCTGAAGGCGAGCGACATCGCCCGCGTGGCTCCGCTGACGAACATCGACGACCTGCGCATCGAGCCGTCCTCGAAGGCGTACGTGCTCCACGGCGAGGGCGTCGACGAGGAGCGGGAAGCCCAGGTCGAGGAGGACACCGACGACTCCACCGCGGGCGTGCGACTGTCCGGCAAGGCCGACGTCGCGGGCGAGCGCATCGAGATCTTCGCCTTCGCGATGATCGAGTTGGAGGGCACCACGATCCGCATCACGCCGCACCGCCTCCAGTTCGGCAACGACCAGGAGACCACCGTCGTCCCCGACGAGGTGCAGCAGGCACTGCTCCCGCACTTCGAGGCCGACATCAACGCCGGTGAGATGCCGTTCACGGTGACCCCCACCGCGGTCCGGGTCGACTCGGGCTCCCTGACGTTGCACGGTGAAGCCAAGAACGTCACGTTCGCGGGCGCCTCGAACGCGTTCGGCGGCTGA
- a CDS encoding TlpA family protein disulfide reductase: MTGLLVLGGTLVAGVLAGTLLSLRNGRIHRTTMSAPSPNPRDSLPAAVADALRPGAITLVQLSTTFCAPCRHARAVLARVAETADGVAHVDLDITDRPEVAQTLRVLRTPTTIAFDSEGAELLRINGVPTTDAVRAALAPHLRLTE; the protein is encoded by the coding sequence ATGACCGGTCTGCTCGTGCTCGGGGGCACGCTCGTCGCGGGCGTGCTCGCCGGCACGCTGCTGTCCCTACGCAACGGGAGGATCCACCGCACCACCATGTCGGCCCCGTCACCGAACCCGCGCGACTCGCTCCCGGCCGCCGTCGCCGACGCACTGCGGCCCGGCGCGATCACGCTGGTCCAGCTGTCGACCACGTTCTGTGCCCCCTGCCGACACGCCCGCGCGGTGCTGGCGCGGGTCGCGGAGACCGCCGACGGTGTCGCCCATGTCGACCTCGACATCACCGACCGGCCGGAGGTCGCGCAGACGCTGCGGGTGCTGCGCACGCCCACCACGATCGCCTTCGACTCCGAGGGAGCCGAACTCCTCCGGATCAACGGTGTTCCGACCACGGACGCGGTGCGCGCCGCTCTGGCCCCGCACCTGCGTCTCACAGAGTGA
- a CDS encoding putative leader peptide, whose protein sequence is MTRLPLYLLTKRRAVDLCRVRSSLCPKTSAANIHRSTSRR, encoded by the coding sequence GTGACCAGGCTGCCCCTCTACCTCCTGACGAAACGGCGCGCCGTCGACCTGTGCCGCGTACGGAGCAGCCTGTGTCCGAAGACCAGCGCCGCGAACATCCATCGGTCGACGTCTCGGAGGTGA
- a CDS encoding DUF4395 domain-containing protein, giving the protein MSAGASVDPRGPRFAAAVTTVVLAVVLVTEWWPLLAAQTVVFALGAFVGLSAAPYSMLYRVLVAPRLTPTSEREATAPLRFAQAVGFVFALVGTVGFVTELTVLGLVATAFALFAAFLNAAFDFCLGCEVYLLVRRVTPRTKRA; this is encoded by the coding sequence ATGTCCGCAGGAGCTTCCGTGGACCCGCGTGGGCCCCGGTTCGCGGCTGCGGTCACCACGGTCGTCCTCGCGGTCGTGCTCGTCACCGAGTGGTGGCCGCTTCTGGCGGCCCAGACCGTGGTGTTCGCCCTCGGCGCCTTCGTGGGCCTGTCGGCCGCCCCGTACTCGATGCTCTACCGCGTGCTCGTCGCGCCGAGGTTGACGCCGACGAGCGAGCGCGAGGCCACGGCGCCGCTGCGCTTCGCTCAGGCCGTCGGGTTCGTGTTCGCCCTCGTGGGCACCGTGGGCTTCGTGACGGAGCTGACCGTGCTCGGACTGGTGGCGACGGCCTTCGCACTGTTCGCCGCGTTCCTCAACGCGGCCTTCGACTTCTGTCTGGGTTGCGAGGTGTATCTGCTGGTGCGGCGGGTCACACCACGAACCAAGCGTGCGTGA
- a CDS encoding sulfurtransferase: MSREDVLVTTDWAEENLNTPGIVFAEVDEDTTAYDGGHIPGAVKIDWKAELQDPVRRDFVDCEGFEKLMSEKGIGNDDLVILYGGNNNWFAAYAYWYFKLYGHNAVKLLDGGRKKWELDGRPLSTDPVNRERTDYKAKEQDHSLRAFRDEVVEAINQKNLVDVRSPDEFTGKLLAPAHLPQEGALRGGHIPSAINVPWSKTANEDGTFKSDEELEQLYKDAGLDTSKPTIAYCRIGERSSHTWFALRELLGLQDVKNYDGSWSEYGSLVGVPVETGEQKR; encoded by the coding sequence ATGAGCCGTGAAGACGTGCTGGTCACCACAGACTGGGCCGAGGAGAACCTCAACACTCCGGGCATCGTGTTCGCCGAGGTGGACGAGGACACCACCGCCTACGACGGTGGTCACATCCCCGGCGCCGTGAAGATCGACTGGAAGGCGGAGCTGCAGGACCCGGTGCGTCGCGACTTCGTCGACTGCGAGGGCTTCGAGAAGCTGATGTCGGAGAAGGGCATCGGCAACGACGACCTCGTGATCCTCTACGGCGGCAACAACAACTGGTTCGCCGCCTACGCGTACTGGTACTTCAAGCTGTACGGGCACAACGCGGTGAAGCTGCTCGACGGCGGCCGCAAGAAGTGGGAGCTCGACGGCCGGCCCCTGTCCACGGACCCGGTGAACCGCGAGCGCACGGACTACAAGGCCAAGGAGCAGGACCACTCGTTGCGCGCCTTCCGCGACGAGGTCGTGGAGGCCATCAACCAGAAGAACCTCGTGGACGTCCGCTCGCCGGACGAGTTCACGGGCAAGCTGCTGGCCCCGGCGCACCTGCCGCAGGAGGGCGCCCTGCGCGGCGGCCACATCCCCAGCGCCATCAACGTACCGTGGTCGAAGACCGCGAACGAGGACGGCACCTTCAAGTCCGACGAGGAGCTGGAGCAGCTTTACAAGGACGCGGGCCTGGACACGTCGAAGCCGACCATCGCCTACTGCCGCATCGGCGAGCGCTCCAGCCACACGTGGTTCGCGCTGCGTGAGCTGCTCGGCCTGCAGGACGTGAAGAACTACGACGGCTCGTGGTCCGAGTACGGCTCGCTGGTCGGCGTGCCGGTGGAGACGGGAGAGCAGAAGCGATGA
- a CDS encoding DUF1416 domain-containing protein, translated as MSDGCGAPAQTATPADADANGQVVVAGTVTGTDGPLGGAYVRLLDATGEFAGEVQASPQGDFRFYAAPGAWTVRVLHRSGKGEADVRADGPGVHRVAVAVS; from the coding sequence ATGAGCGACGGATGCGGAGCACCGGCGCAGACCGCGACACCGGCTGACGCCGACGCGAACGGCCAGGTGGTGGTCGCGGGCACGGTCACCGGCACCGACGGCCCGCTCGGCGGCGCGTACGTGCGCCTGCTCGACGCGACGGGCGAGTTCGCGGGCGAGGTGCAGGCCTCACCCCAGGGCGACTTCCGCTTCTACGCCGCGCCGGGCGCGTGGACGGTGCGCGTCCTGCACCGTTCGGGCAAGGGCGAGGCGGACGTGCGGGCCGACGGGCCCGGCGTCCACCGGGTCGCCGTCGCCGTCTCCTGA
- a CDS encoding FABP family protein, with amino-acid sequence MTSGDDAIRAAAERAEKTAHRNLPQFDDLPIPGDTANLREGAELNDACLALLPLVGVWRGQGEVSYPTVDRSHRFAQQLVIAHDGRPFLHHESRTWLLDDNGDVLRLAARETGWWRPQADDTIELLLAHSTGIVELFYGKPRNQTAWELGTDAVVRSATAQDVTAAKRLYGLINGDLGWVEERAMVGQPMTPHCSAVLQRVVG; translated from the coding sequence ATGACGAGCGGCGACGACGCAATCCGAGCTGCTGCGGAGCGCGCCGAGAAGACGGCACACCGCAACCTGCCGCAGTTCGACGACCTGCCCATCCCCGGTGACACCGCGAACCTGCGGGAGGGCGCCGAGCTGAATGACGCCTGCCTGGCCCTGCTTCCCCTCGTGGGGGTCTGGCGTGGCCAGGGCGAGGTCAGCTACCCGACGGTCGACCGCTCGCACCGGTTCGCCCAGCAACTGGTCATCGCCCACGACGGCAGGCCGTTCCTCCACCACGAGTCGCGGACGTGGCTGCTGGACGACAACGGCGACGTGCTGCGCCTCGCGGCGCGCGAGACCGGCTGGTGGCGGCCTCAGGCCGACGACACCATCGAGCTGCTGCTCGCCCACTCCACGGGCATCGTCGAGCTCTTCTACGGCAAGCCGCGCAACCAGACGGCGTGGGAGCTCGGCACCGACGCCGTGGTGCGTTCCGCCACCGCCCAGGACGTCACCGCCGCCAAGCGCCTGTACGGCCTCATCAACGGCGACCTCGGCTGGGTCGAGGAACGCGCGATGGTGGGCCAGCCGATGACCCCGCACTGCTCGGCGGTGCTGCAGCGCGTGGTCGGCTGA
- a CDS encoding aminodeoxychorismate lyase translates to MRVLAFLDGTLGDPTKPYVRVDNTGVLRGDGIFETVLVVDGKPRELGPHLDRLARSAAMLDLPEPDLGAWERAVQQVIHNWQGAPEIAVKLVYTRGSEGDPDAEPFCYALGMDIDDKVRTARAEGVAVATLDRGFGPDVAERAPWLLLGAKTLSYAVNLAALREAGRRGADDVVFTATDGTVLEGPTSTVVVVKGRTLYTPPPTVGILPGTTQRAVFRAAEDAGWTAKVENLRVEDLTSADGLFLVSSVRKVTRVHTLDGTRLTDSTAIHRELCEAYEKQYA, encoded by the coding sequence ATGCGCGTTTTGGCGTTCCTCGACGGAACTCTCGGAGACCCCACCAAGCCGTACGTCCGCGTGGACAACACGGGTGTTCTGCGTGGTGACGGCATTTTCGAGACCGTCCTCGTGGTGGACGGAAAGCCCCGCGAGCTCGGCCCGCACCTCGACCGGCTGGCGCGGTCGGCGGCGATGCTCGACCTCCCCGAACCCGATCTCGGCGCGTGGGAGCGTGCGGTGCAGCAGGTGATCCACAACTGGCAGGGGGCCCCGGAGATCGCCGTCAAGCTGGTCTACACGCGCGGGTCGGAGGGAGACCCCGACGCCGAGCCGTTCTGCTACGCGCTGGGCATGGACATCGACGACAAGGTCCGCACGGCCCGGGCCGAGGGCGTCGCGGTGGCGACGCTCGACCGGGGGTTCGGGCCGGACGTCGCCGAGCGCGCCCCCTGGCTGCTGCTCGGCGCCAAGACGCTGTCGTACGCCGTGAACCTGGCCGCGCTGCGCGAGGCGGGGCGGCGCGGGGCCGACGACGTCGTCTTCACCGCGACGGACGGCACGGTGCTGGAGGGCCCGACGTCCACGGTCGTCGTGGTGAAGGGCCGGACGCTGTACACGCCGCCGCCGACGGTCGGCATCCTGCCCGGCACCACGCAGCGCGCCGTGTTCCGGGCCGCCGAGGACGCGGGGTGGACGGCGAAGGTCGAGAACCTGCGGGTGGAGGACCTGACGTCGGCCGACGGGTTGTTCCTCGTGTCGTCGGTGCGGAAGGTGACGAGGGTCCACACGCTCGACGGCACGCGGCTGACCGACTCCACGGCCATCCACCGCGAGCTGTGCGAGGCCTACGAGAAGCAGTACGCCTGA
- the ygfZ gene encoding CAF17-like 4Fe-4S cluster assembly/insertion protein YgfZ, with protein sequence MAYESPLLRRPGAVAPPDDLPEAGVPWHWGDPFAEQRTASRGVAVVDRSHRQILTVTGEERLSWLHLVISQHVTELPDGEGTEALVLDSQGRIDAHMVLAHVDGTVYLDTDPGAMATSALPKGDPKQPLQAYFEAMKFWSKVEITDATDDWALLTLLGPEVPELLARFDIALDSRPYAVTRFSGGVARRMPWPGASSVDLLVPRAELDDWWTRLTDAGARPTGTWAFDALRVESRRPKLGVDTDERAIPHEVGWIGSAAHVAKGCYRGQETVAKVHNVGRPPRHMVLLHLDGSQEIYPETGDPVLLGERTIGRVGSVAQHHELGPIALALLKRSTPWDAELTVGTEDRVVQASVDPDSVPRAHAAPGREAAQRLRG encoded by the coding sequence ATGGCGTATGAGTCTCCGCTGCTGAGGCGTCCCGGCGCCGTCGCACCCCCCGACGACCTTCCCGAGGCCGGTGTGCCGTGGCACTGGGGTGACCCGTTCGCCGAGCAACGCACCGCCAGCCGCGGCGTCGCCGTGGTCGACCGCTCGCACAGGCAGATCCTGACCGTCACGGGCGAGGAACGGCTGTCGTGGCTGCACCTGGTCATCTCGCAGCACGTCACCGAGCTTCCGGACGGTGAGGGCACCGAGGCACTCGTCCTCGACAGCCAGGGCCGGATCGACGCGCACATGGTGCTCGCGCACGTCGACGGCACCGTGTACCTCGACACCGACCCGGGTGCCATGGCGACCTCGGCGCTGCCGAAGGGCGATCCGAAGCAGCCCCTGCAGGCCTACTTCGAGGCCATGAAGTTCTGGTCGAAGGTCGAGATCACCGACGCGACCGACGACTGGGCGCTGCTGACGTTGCTGGGGCCCGAGGTGCCCGAGCTGCTGGCGCGGTTCGACATCGCGCTCGACTCCCGCCCCTACGCGGTCACGCGTTTCTCCGGCGGTGTGGCACGCAGGATGCCGTGGCCCGGTGCGTCGAGTGTGGATCTGCTCGTGCCGAGGGCGGAGCTCGACGACTGGTGGACCCGGCTCACCGATGCCGGGGCCCGCCCCACGGGCACCTGGGCCTTCGACGCGCTGCGCGTGGAGTCGCGACGGCCGAAACTGGGCGTCGACACCGACGAACGCGCCATCCCGCACGAGGTCGGCTGGATCGGCTCCGCCGCGCACGTCGCGAAGGGCTGCTACCGCGGTCAGGAGACCGTCGCCAAGGTGCACAACGTGGGCAGGCCGCCGCGCCACATGGTGCTGCTGCACCTCGACGGGTCGCAGGAGATCTACCCGGAGACGGGCGATCCGGTGCTGCTGGGCGAGCGCACGATCGGCCGGGTCGGCAGCGTGGCCCAGCACCACGAGCTCGGCCCCATCGCGCTGGCTCTGCTCAAGCGCTCCACCCCGTGGGACGCCGAACTGACGGTGGGCACCGAGGACCGCGTGGTGCAGGCTTCGGTGGACCCCGACTCGGTTCCGCGCGCACACGCCGCCCCGGGACGAGAGGCCGCGCAGCGTCTACGTGGCTGA
- a CDS encoding RsiG family protein: MIEVRPGGRRRIDRVLADDYARDLGGLPMSTLRERRNEAAQEETDLSYLRRLLHARIDIVKAEQQRRASGGQTRVVDQLTAILADNALGPATGSGRYQKLEPSRAGEYRRSAEALVGDADLSDVTSLSDDRLAEALASYREQERSVSQRRREVQNVVDAFNAEIARRYAQGAASVDELLDSERRQGPPGGERTENGHT; the protein is encoded by the coding sequence GTGATCGAAGTCCGGCCCGGCGGGCGCCGTCGGATCGACCGTGTGCTGGCCGACGACTACGCGCGCGACCTCGGCGGCCTTCCGATGTCGACGTTGCGGGAACGGCGCAACGAGGCGGCCCAGGAAGAGACCGACCTGTCCTACCTCCGGCGACTGCTCCACGCCCGCATCGACATCGTGAAGGCGGAGCAGCAGCGGCGCGCATCCGGAGGCCAGACCCGCGTGGTGGATCAGCTCACCGCGATCCTCGCCGACAACGCGCTGGGCCCGGCCACCGGATCGGGCCGCTACCAGAAGTTGGAGCCGTCGCGCGCGGGTGAGTACCGGCGCAGCGCGGAGGCCCTCGTCGGGGACGCCGACCTGTCCGACGTCACGTCGCTGTCGGACGACAGACTCGCCGAGGCCCTCGCGAGCTACCGGGAGCAGGAGAGGTCGGTCTCCCAACGTCGGCGCGAGGTGCAGAACGTCGTCGACGCGTTCAACGCCGAGATAGCACGCCGGTACGCGCAGGGCGCCGCGTCGGTCGACGAACTACTGGACAGCGAACGCCGTCAGGGCCCGCCCGGCGGCGAGCGGACCGAGAACGGACACACATGA
- a CDS encoding asparaginase: MSFATENPVLVEVARSGFVESVHRGAVVVLAPDGTVRAALGEIDTPVFPRSTNKPFQALGMLNAGLEIADSDLALVCASHAGEPGHVDRALAVLAAAGLDEDDLHCPPDPRRAAMNCSGKHAGMLTTCVQRGWPTATYTHPDHPLQRAIADTVIELTGEKIAAVGVDGCGAPLFAFSLTGLARAFSAASRTRAGEVMRTHPWLVAGTGREDTLLMLAVPGLLCKAGAEGVHAMTLPDGTTVAVKVDDGASRARGPILVAALRALGALPDNPAARAVVDGLGRGAGLVLGGGREVGELRVPATVEAELARRLA, from the coding sequence ATGAGTTTCGCAACGGAGAACCCGGTGCTGGTCGAGGTGGCCCGCTCGGGGTTCGTGGAGAGCGTGCACCGGGGTGCCGTGGTCGTTTTGGCACCCGACGGCACGGTCCGTGCCGCGTTGGGCGAGATCGACACCCCGGTCTTCCCTCGCTCGACGAACAAGCCGTTCCAGGCGCTCGGCATGCTGAACGCCGGTCTGGAGATCGCCGACAGCGATCTCGCGCTCGTGTGCGCGTCCCACGCGGGTGAGCCCGGCCATGTCGACCGCGCCCTGGCCGTCCTGGCGGCCGCGGGGCTCGACGAGGACGACCTGCACTGTCCACCCGACCCGCGCAGGGCGGCGATGAACTGCTCGGGCAAGCACGCCGGGATGCTCACCACGTGCGTGCAGCGAGGGTGGCCCACCGCCACCTACACCCATCCCGACCACCCGCTGCAGCGCGCCATCGCCGACACGGTGATCGAGCTCACGGGAGAGAAGATCGCCGCGGTGGGCGTCGACGGCTGCGGCGCACCGCTGTTCGCGTTCTCGCTCACGGGCCTCGCCAGGGCGTTCTCCGCCGCGTCGCGCACGCGGGCGGGCGAGGTGATGCGCACGCATCCGTGGCTGGTCGCGGGCACCGGCCGGGAGGACACGCTGCTGATGCTGGCCGTGCCCGGTCTGCTGTGCAAGGCAGGCGCCGAGGGCGTGCACGCGATGACCCTGCCCGACGGCACCACGGTGGCCGTCAAGGTCGACGACGGCGCCTCGCGCGCCCGGGGACCGATCCTGGTCGCGGCGCTGCGGGCGCTCGGCGCCCTGCCGGACAATCCGGCCGCGCGGGCCGTCGTCGACGGTCTCGGGCGTGGTGCCGGGCTCGTGCTGGGCGGTGGCCGGGAGGTCGGCGAGCTGCGCGTGCCCGCCACGGTCGAGGCCGAGCTGGCCCGCAGGCTCGCCTGA
- a CDS encoding DUF3073 domain-containing protein, whose amino-acid sequence MGRGRAKAKQTKVARELKYSVPTTDFDALQRELSGKSSNDDTREDEDRYEDPYDDGYDEYRR is encoded by the coding sequence ATGGGGCGCGGCCGAGCTAAGGCCAAGCAGACAAAAGTGGCCCGGGAGCTCAAGTACAGCGTTCCCACCACGGACTTCGATGCACTGCAGCGAGAGCTGTCGGGTAAGTCGTCCAACGACGACACCCGCGAGGACGAGGATCGGTACGAGGACCCGTACGACGACGGGTACGACGAGTACCGCCGCTGA
- a CDS encoding Gfo/Idh/MocA family protein, protein MDTVEPVNSQLRVGLVGAGSWARRVHAPGVADHPATTLSAVWTRRPEVAAALADEYDATACDTFDELLDSVDAVAFAVPPTVQGDLAVTAAEAGKHLILEKPLAADVAQAERIARAVSESDVVALMVLTLRYTMRTRDWLAGIAETGGWTGASARWLSGALLGDQYGKAAWRHEIGSLGDIGPHVLDLVDAALGPITDVVSARRNAGDLWHILLEHDGGATSSVALASRLPVRPTAVEFAVYGEHGLRVLGREHNGGPESFTALLDDFAAMVDSGMREHPCDVHRGVHLQRVLELCRARAALD, encoded by the coding sequence GTGGACACCGTGGAGCCAGTGAACTCGCAGCTGAGAGTCGGCCTCGTCGGTGCCGGTTCGTGGGCGCGCAGGGTGCACGCACCCGGTGTCGCCGATCATCCCGCCACCACGTTGAGTGCCGTCTGGACTCGCAGGCCCGAGGTCGCCGCCGCGTTGGCGGACGAGTACGACGCGACGGCGTGTGACACCTTCGACGAGCTGCTCGACTCGGTCGACGCCGTCGCCTTCGCCGTGCCTCCCACCGTGCAGGGTGACCTCGCCGTCACCGCCGCGGAGGCGGGCAAGCACCTTATCCTCGAGAAGCCCCTCGCCGCGGACGTGGCGCAGGCCGAGCGCATCGCCCGCGCCGTGTCCGAGAGCGACGTCGTCGCCCTCATGGTCCTGACACTGCGCTACACCATGCGCACCCGCGACTGGCTGGCCGGGATCGCCGAGACCGGCGGCTGGACCGGCGCCAGTGCCCGCTGGCTGTCGGGCGCGCTGCTCGGCGACCAGTACGGCAAGGCCGCCTGGCGCCACGAGATCGGCTCACTCGGCGACATCGGTCCGCACGTGCTCGACCTGGTCGACGCCGCTCTCGGCCCGATCACCGACGTGGTCTCCGCCCGCCGGAACGCCGGTGATCTGTGGCACATCCTGCTTGAGCACGACGGTGGAGCGACCAGCTCGGTCGCACTCGCGTCACGGCTGCCCGTCCGACCCACGGCCGTGGAGTTCGCGGTCTACGGCGAGCACGGCCTGCGCGTCCTGGGCCGGGAGCACAACGGCGGGCCGGAGTCGTTCACCGCGCTGCTCGACGACTTCGCCGCGATGGTCGACTCCGGAATGCGGGAACACCCCTGCGACGTGCACAGGGGTGTTCACCTGCAGCGGGTGCTCGAACTGTGTCGAGCCCGCGCCGCCCTCGACTGA